Proteins co-encoded in one Acinetobacter lwoffii genomic window:
- the glnL gene encoding nitrogen regulation protein NR(II), which produces MDQIIPIDYRALVDNMTTCILLIDRDLNIYYLNSACEALFDVSLFRASGTSVLNILQNPTDEFNTEEALNNTLTTGQPYTRREATILVNFKDIHVDYTVSQLNLGKPYHPLLLIELNPRDRMLKISREENLLQQHQVARQLIRGVAHEIKNPLGGIRGATQLLARSLNDPQYKEFTDIIISEVDRLRNLADTMLGSRQLPSYELVNVHEPLERVRSLIANQTKKKIKIIRDYDLSLPEVLADRDQLIQVILNICANAVQAMTENKEFFVEHQPELILRTRIQRLFTINGVIHRSVVRIDIEDNGPGVPEEIIESVFYPLVTSRAKGTGLGLSIAQNIIHQHNGMIECQSVAGKTVFSLYLPWESNHVAK; this is translated from the coding sequence ATGGATCAAATTATTCCGATCGACTATCGTGCTTTAGTGGACAATATGACCACGTGTATCTTATTGATAGACCGCGATCTTAATATTTATTATCTGAATTCTGCCTGTGAAGCCTTATTTGATGTGAGCTTATTCCGCGCGAGCGGCACATCCGTGCTCAATATTTTGCAAAACCCGACAGATGAGTTTAATACCGAAGAAGCCCTGAATAATACTTTAACTACGGGACAGCCTTATACACGCCGCGAAGCCACTATTCTGGTCAACTTTAAAGACATTCATGTTGACTACACTGTTTCTCAGCTAAATCTGGGCAAACCTTATCATCCGCTACTGCTCATCGAACTCAATCCTCGCGATCGCATGTTAAAAATCTCTCGTGAAGAAAATCTGCTGCAACAGCATCAGGTAGCGCGTCAGCTGATTCGCGGTGTCGCGCATGAAATCAAGAATCCCTTGGGTGGCATTCGTGGCGCGACTCAATTACTGGCACGTAGTTTGAATGATCCACAATACAAAGAATTTACCGACATTATCATTAGCGAAGTCGATCGACTGAGAAATCTGGCCGATACCATGCTCGGTTCACGCCAGCTTCCAAGCTATGAACTGGTCAATGTCCATGAACCATTGGAACGTGTACGTTCACTGATTGCCAACCAGACCAAAAAGAAAATCAAGATTATCCGGGATTACGACTTGTCCTTACCGGAAGTTCTGGCAGACCGTGACCAATTGATTCAGGTCATTTTGAATATTTGCGCCAATGCCGTACAGGCCATGACCGAAAACAAGGAATTCTTTGTCGAACATCAACCGGAACTGATTTTAAGAACCCGGATCCAGCGTCTTTTTACTATTAACGGGGTGATTCACCGCTCTGTGGTACGGATTGATATTGAAGACAATGGCCCAGGTGTGCCGGAAGAGATTATCGAATCGGTGTTTTATCCGCTGGTCACCAGCCGTGCCAAAGGGACCGGACTGGGCCTCAGTATTGCTCAAAATATTATTCATCAGCACAACGGCATGATCGAGTGTCAGTCGGTAGCTGGAAAAACCGTCTTTAGCTTATATTTACCTTGGGAGTCAAATCATGTCGCGAAATAA
- a CDS encoding bile acid:sodium symporter family protein, with translation MDSGLITILLPLALAIIMMGLGLELTPRDFSRVTRHPKAVFIALFCQLVILVGIAFLLCKLFALTPLLSVGLMLLAASPGGATANLFSYLFKGDLALNITLTAINSVIAAITLPLIINFSIMHFMQDSQQVGLQVGKILQVFAIILIPVGIGMLIRRYAPGVTAKLNRPLRIFSIGFLVLIIIATLIKERTNIGEYLTQVGLATALFCILSLSIGYLIPRLLNINSAQARASAFEIGIHNSTLAMTIALTVIGSAAVAMPAAVYSIFMYIFAAIFGSLLNRLAPLPAQTPLTNLD, from the coding sequence ATGGATTCTGGCCTTATAACGATATTACTGCCGCTGGCACTTGCAATCATCATGATGGGACTTGGCCTTGAACTGACACCTCGGGACTTTAGCCGTGTCACTCGTCACCCCAAAGCCGTATTTATAGCATTGTTCTGCCAACTGGTTATTCTGGTTGGCATTGCCTTTTTGCTTTGCAAGCTATTCGCTTTAACCCCATTACTCTCAGTCGGATTGATGCTCTTGGCGGCTTCGCCAGGAGGTGCAACGGCCAACCTGTTTAGCTATCTGTTTAAAGGTGACTTAGCCCTCAATATCACTTTGACTGCAATCAATTCAGTCATCGCAGCGATTACCTTACCTTTAATTATTAATTTTTCGATCATGCATTTTATGCAGGATAGCCAGCAAGTCGGCTTGCAAGTTGGCAAAATCCTGCAAGTCTTTGCCATCATCCTGATTCCAGTAGGAATTGGCATGTTGATTCGGCGCTATGCTCCAGGCGTGACAGCAAAACTGAATCGGCCGCTGCGGATTTTTTCCATTGGCTTTTTGGTGCTGATTATTATTGCCACACTCATTAAAGAAAGAACAAATATCGGCGAATACTTAACCCAAGTGGGTCTGGCGACTGCCTTATTCTGCATCCTGAGCCTGAGTATTGGTTATCTGATTCCGCGATTACTCAATATTAATAGCGCTCAAGCCCGCGCCAGTGCATTTGAAATCGGCATTCATAACAGCACCCTCGCCATGACCATTGCCCTAACTGTGATTGGCAGTGCTGCTGTGGCGATGCCAGCCGCGGTTTATTCTATTTTTATGTATATCTTTGCTGCAATTTTTGGCAGCTTGTTGAATCGGCTTGCACCACTCCCGGCGCAAACACCACTAACGAATCTGGATTAG
- the frr gene encoding ribosome recycling factor — MINDLKKDSEDRMNKTLESLEHGFAKVRTGRAHPSILNNVMVSYYGSDVPLNQVANVGVEDSRTLLIQPFERSMVSAIDKAIRESDLGLNPITADAIRVPMAALTEETRRDMQKVARNEAENAKVAIRNIRRDVLGDIKALLKEKEISEDEERRAADEIQKITDKFVAEVDKRLAAKEAELMKV; from the coding sequence ATGATTAACGATCTTAAAAAAGACAGCGAAGACCGTATGAACAAAACTCTAGAATCTCTAGAGCATGGTTTTGCAAAAGTTCGTACCGGTCGTGCGCATCCATCAATTTTAAATAACGTGATGGTTTCTTACTATGGTTCAGACGTTCCATTAAACCAGGTGGCAAACGTAGGTGTTGAAGATTCACGTACTTTGTTAATCCAGCCTTTCGAACGTTCAATGGTTTCTGCAATTGATAAAGCGATTCGTGAATCTGATTTGGGTCTAAACCCAATTACAGCAGATGCGATTCGTGTACCGATGGCTGCGTTGACTGAAGAAACGCGTCGTGACATGCAAAAAGTTGCGCGTAATGAAGCAGAAAATGCCAAAGTAGCGATCCGTAACATTCGTCGTGATGTATTGGGCGATATCAAAGCTTTGTTGAAAGAAAAAGAAATTTCTGAAGATGAAGAGCGTCGTGCTGCTGACGAAATCCAGAAAATTACCGACAAATTTGTTGCTGAAGTTGACAAGCGCTTGGCTGCGAAAGAAGCTGAATTGATGAAGGTCTAA
- the mnmG gene encoding tRNA uridine-5-carboxymethylaminomethyl(34) synthesis enzyme MnmG translates to MHYPKVYDVIVIGGGHAGTEAALAAARMGRQTLLLTHNIETLGQMSCNPAIGGIGKSHLVREIDALGGAMALAADKGGIQFRILNSRKGAAVRATRAQADRVRYKAAIRETLENQANLDIFQQAADDLIVEGDTVKGVVTQMGIRFDAKTVVLTAGTFLGGVIHVGLEKSSGGRAGDPPSISLAHRLRELNLPVGRLKTGTPPRIDARSVDFSVMTPQPGDFPSPTMSFMGDVSMHPEQVNCYITHTNERTHEIIRGGLDRSPMYTGVIEGVGPRYCPSIEDKIHRFADKDSHQVFLEPEGLDTHELYPNGISTSLPFDVQFELVRSIRGMENAHILRPGYAIEYDYFNPQALKFTLETKAINNLYFAGQINGTTGYEEAGAQGLLAGLNAARRAWDQEQWTPKRDEAYMGVLVDDLITLGTKEPYRMFTSRAEYRLMLREDNADQRLTAIGREMGLVDDARWAVYCEKMEAVEKETGRLQHLWAAPNNPMGKKFVEMTGADLSKECSAIDLLKRPNISFAQIAELTNSEVSPFVGEQIEIAVKYAGYINRQHEDVAQMKRLEETRIPADFDYDIVSGLSREITLKLKDVRPETLAQASRIPGVTPAAVQLVMITIRKNAQAKKSA, encoded by the coding sequence ATGCATTATCCTAAAGTATACGATGTCATTGTTATCGGTGGCGGTCACGCCGGTACGGAAGCGGCTCTGGCTGCAGCGCGTATGGGTCGACAGACTTTACTCTTAACTCATAACATTGAGACTTTAGGGCAGATGAGCTGTAACCCGGCCATCGGTGGTATTGGTAAATCGCATTTGGTGCGTGAAATTGATGCCTTGGGCGGTGCGATGGCACTGGCTGCCGATAAAGGCGGTATTCAATTCCGTATTTTGAACTCGCGTAAAGGTGCTGCAGTACGTGCAACACGTGCGCAGGCGGACCGTGTACGTTATAAAGCGGCTATTCGCGAAACATTAGAAAACCAAGCAAACCTTGATATTTTTCAGCAAGCCGCAGATGACCTGATTGTTGAAGGCGATACCGTTAAAGGTGTGGTTACCCAAATGGGTATCCGTTTTGATGCGAAAACTGTGGTGCTGACAGCAGGTACATTCTTAGGTGGTGTCATCCACGTTGGTCTGGAGAAATCTAGCGGTGGTCGTGCTGGTGATCCGCCATCTATTTCACTTGCACATCGTTTGCGTGAATTAAACTTGCCAGTAGGTCGTTTAAAAACAGGTACACCACCACGTATTGACGCGCGTTCAGTGGATTTCTCTGTGATGACACCACAGCCGGGTGATTTCCCATCTCCGACCATGTCATTCATGGGGGATGTGTCTATGCATCCTGAGCAGGTAAATTGCTATATCACGCATACCAATGAACGCACGCATGAAATCATTCGTGGCGGTTTAGACCGTTCACCGATGTACACGGGTGTGATCGAAGGTGTTGGACCACGTTATTGCCCATCGATTGAAGATAAGATTCACCGTTTTGCCGATAAAGATTCTCACCAAGTCTTCTTGGAGCCTGAAGGCTTGGATACACATGAGCTTTATCCAAATGGTATTTCGACTTCTTTACCGTTCGACGTTCAGTTTGAACTGGTTCGCTCGATCCGTGGTATGGAAAATGCGCACATTCTTCGTCCGGGCTATGCCATTGAATACGATTACTTCAACCCACAAGCGTTGAAATTTACCCTTGAAACCAAAGCAATTAATAACTTGTATTTCGCCGGTCAAATCAACGGCACAACCGGTTATGAAGAAGCGGGTGCGCAGGGTTTGCTTGCAGGCTTGAACGCTGCACGCCGTGCCTGGGATCAGGAGCAGTGGACACCGAAACGTGATGAAGCTTACATGGGCGTACTGGTTGATGACCTGATTACACTCGGTACCAAAGAACCATACCGTATGTTCACCTCACGTGCCGAATACCGTTTGATGCTGCGTGAAGATAATGCAGATCAGCGTTTAACAGCAATTGGTCGTGAAATGGGTCTGGTGGATGACGCGCGTTGGGCAGTGTACTGTGAGAAAATGGAAGCAGTGGAAAAAGAAACGGGTCGTTTACAACACCTGTGGGCTGCACCAAATAATCCAATGGGCAAAAAATTCGTTGAAATGACAGGTGCAGATCTGTCTAAAGAGTGTTCTGCGATTGACTTGTTGAAACGTCCAAACATTTCATTCGCTCAAATTGCAGAATTAACCAATTCTGAAGTCTCCCCATTTGTTGGTGAGCAAATTGAAATTGCAGTGAAATATGCGGGTTATATTAACCGTCAGCATGAAGACGTCGCACAAATGAAACGTCTGGAAGAAACCCGTATTCCTGCGGATTTTGATTATGACATCGTGTCGGGTCTTTCCCGTGAAATTACTCTGAAACTGAAAGATGTTCGTCCTGAAACATTGGCGCAAGCCAGTCGTATTCCGGGTGTGACGCCTGCAGCAGTTCAACTGGTGATGATTACAATTCGTAAGAATGCACAAGCAAAGAAATCTGCTTAA
- the mhpT gene encoding 3-(3-hydroxy-phenyl)propionate transporter MhpT, producing MAQPYSGKAQKILTIILCFWVAFFEGFDLQAPGIAAKGIAASFALDQIQMSYVFSLGVFGMLFGAFFGGRIADYLGQKKVLMLSVTIFGLFMSLTAIAPSIEVLYAARFFTGLGLGVAMPTMISVVGDEATEANRGKLNSLMYCGLPVGAIFVAGLAMLLPEIQWQTLFLIGGLTPLALIPLMAFILKDKLKVNAEVQVSGEAVPGMAEVLFKQRQYKNTVPLWVGFFFTLMINYILISWLPNLLMEQGLQKQQAFLVMLVFQVGAVIGTLSLGYLLDRLKLWQMATIIYSGLFVALVLLFTTTSIPLLILAGVMGGIFSTGGQSILYGISPIFYSGAGKVTGVGSAISLGRLGAMTGPLLTGKILALGLGTTGILVASLPAVVVSAVAVTALSRYKAAHK from the coding sequence ATGGCACAGCCATACAGCGGAAAAGCCCAAAAAATATTAACTATAATCTTGTGTTTCTGGGTTGCATTTTTTGAAGGTTTTGATCTTCAAGCTCCCGGGATTGCAGCGAAAGGAATTGCAGCAAGCTTTGCTTTAGATCAAATCCAAATGAGCTATGTATTTAGTCTGGGTGTCTTTGGAATGCTATTTGGCGCATTCTTTGGCGGACGTATCGCGGACTATTTGGGACAAAAGAAAGTCCTGATGCTCTCTGTGACTATTTTTGGTCTGTTTATGTCGCTGACTGCAATTGCGCCCAGCATCGAAGTTTTATATGCAGCGCGTTTCTTTACCGGTCTGGGTTTAGGCGTGGCAATGCCAACCATGATTTCAGTCGTCGGTGATGAAGCAACCGAAGCCAACCGTGGCAAGTTGAATAGTTTGATGTATTGTGGTTTACCGGTAGGGGCGATCTTTGTTGCTGGTCTGGCCATGCTGCTTCCGGAGATTCAATGGCAAACCTTGTTCCTGATTGGGGGATTAACACCTTTAGCACTGATTCCATTGATGGCGTTTATTCTTAAAGATAAGCTTAAGGTAAATGCGGAGGTACAGGTCTCTGGTGAAGCTGTGCCGGGCATGGCTGAAGTTTTGTTCAAGCAGCGCCAGTATAAAAATACAGTACCTCTTTGGGTCGGTTTCTTTTTTACCTTAATGATCAATTATATTTTGATCAGCTGGTTACCTAACTTACTTATGGAACAAGGTTTGCAGAAACAACAGGCATTTCTGGTGATGTTGGTGTTCCAGGTGGGCGCGGTTATTGGAACCCTGAGCCTAGGTTATTTACTGGATCGTTTAAAGCTTTGGCAAATGGCGACCATCATTTATAGTGGCTTGTTTGTTGCCTTGGTATTGTTATTCACCACAACTTCTATTCCGTTATTAATTTTGGCGGGAGTCATGGGTGGCATTTTCTCTACGGGTGGTCAATCTATTCTATATGGGATCTCACCGATTTTTTACTCAGGCGCAGGCAAAGTGACAGGCGTGGGCAGTGCGATCTCTTTAGGGCGTTTAGGGGCGATGACTGGACCATTATTAACTGGAAAAATTCTGGCATTAGGTTTGGGCACCACAGGTATTCTTGTGGCAAGTTTACCAGCAGTGGTCGTATCGGCAGTAGCCGTCACTGCACTATCACGTTATAAGGCTGCTCATAAGTAA
- the pyrH gene encoding UMP kinase: MLDSKKPRFGRILLKLSGEALAGNKDMGIDAQVLDQMSLSIAHLVGLGVQVGIVVGGGNLYRGSQLQKDGLVGRVTGDQMGMLATVMNGLALRDALVRRNIKTRLMSALPIGAVVESYSSRDAIRHLTQGEVCVFVAGTGNPFFTTDTAACLRGIEIESDLILKATKVDGVYNKDPSKYDDAVKYDTLTFDQVLDEKLGVMDLTAICLCRDHNVPLQVFDMNKSGALLSVVMGEKEGTHVTN, translated from the coding sequence ATGTTGGATTCTAAAAAGCCACGCTTTGGTCGCATCCTGTTAAAGCTTTCTGGTGAAGCGCTGGCAGGCAATAAAGACATGGGGATCGATGCACAAGTGCTCGATCAGATGTCACTTTCTATTGCGCACCTCGTGGGTTTAGGCGTACAAGTAGGTATTGTTGTGGGTGGTGGTAACCTGTATCGCGGTAGCCAGCTACAAAAAGATGGTCTAGTTGGTCGTGTAACTGGCGACCAGATGGGTATGCTAGCAACAGTCATGAACGGTTTGGCACTTCGCGACGCTTTGGTGCGCCGTAATATTAAAACCCGTTTAATGTCTGCATTGCCAATTGGTGCCGTGGTTGAGTCTTACTCAAGCCGTGATGCAATCCGTCACCTGACTCAGGGTGAAGTGTGTGTATTCGTGGCAGGTACAGGTAATCCGTTCTTTACGACAGATACAGCTGCCTGTTTACGTGGTATTGAAATCGAATCAGACTTGATCTTGAAAGCGACCAAAGTTGATGGCGTATATAACAAAGATCCAAGCAAATATGATGATGCGGTTAAATATGACACATTGACTTTTGACCAGGTTCTGGACGAAAAGCTGGGTGTAATGGACTTAACTGCAATCTGTTTATGTCGTGATCACAACGTGCCGCTACAAGTATTCGATATGAATAAATCTGGCGCATTGCTTTCCGTTGTGATGGGTGAAAAAGAAGGGACTCACGTTACCAATTAA
- the glnG gene encoding nitrogen regulation protein NR(I), giving the protein MSRNKIWVIDDDRAMRWVLEKTFKEEGLDVTSFEEAQSALDQLSLEAPDVILTDIRMPGIDGLTFLGKVKHSYPDLPVIIMTAHSDLESAVSSYQTGAFEYLPKPFDIDEALALVNRAILHITKLQQQESAKAAPPIQSTEIIGESPAMQEVFRAIGRLSQSHITVLINGESGTGKELVAHALHRHSPRSSKPFIALNMAAIPKDLIETELFGHEKGAFTGANTQRQGRFEQANGGTLFLDEIGDMPFETQTRLLRVLADGEFYRVGGHIPVKVDVRIVAATHQDLEKLVHDGRFREDLYHRLNVIRIHIPKLAHRSEDIPMLAQHFLARAGKELGVNPKILRPETQEYMQKLPWQGNVRQLENTCRWLTVMITGREVYPEDLPPELKQIPIHQQDPGAPIPTLNQIAPHHWDELLGQWAMQKLKNGEMKLLDVATPMFERTLINAALQQTRGRKRHAAELLGWGRNTLTRKLKELGMDTTDDEIEEEIES; this is encoded by the coding sequence ATGTCGCGAAATAAAATATGGGTGATTGATGACGATCGCGCCATGCGCTGGGTACTGGAAAAGACCTTTAAAGAGGAAGGTCTGGACGTTACCAGTTTTGAAGAAGCACAATCTGCACTAGACCAACTGAGTCTGGAAGCACCCGATGTGATTTTGACCGATATCCGCATGCCGGGTATTGATGGACTTACCTTCCTGGGCAAGGTTAAACACAGTTATCCTGACCTACCTGTCATTATTATGACGGCGCATTCAGACTTAGAATCGGCTGTTTCTAGCTATCAAACTGGTGCTTTTGAATATCTGCCTAAGCCTTTTGATATTGATGAAGCACTGGCGCTGGTAAATCGTGCAATTTTACATATCACCAAGCTACAGCAACAAGAATCAGCAAAAGCGGCTCCACCAATTCAATCTACCGAAATTATTGGTGAATCGCCTGCCATGCAGGAAGTGTTTCGTGCCATTGGCCGTTTATCACAATCGCATATTACCGTATTGATTAATGGTGAGTCTGGTACAGGTAAGGAACTGGTGGCACATGCCCTGCATCGTCATTCACCACGCAGTTCAAAACCTTTTATTGCACTGAATATGGCGGCGATTCCAAAAGACCTGATCGAAACCGAACTGTTCGGCCATGAGAAAGGTGCATTTACCGGCGCTAACACTCAGCGTCAGGGTCGTTTTGAACAGGCAAATGGCGGCACGCTGTTTTTAGATGAAATTGGCGATATGCCATTTGAGACCCAGACCCGTTTATTGCGTGTCCTAGCCGATGGAGAGTTCTACCGAGTTGGCGGTCATATTCCGGTTAAGGTCGATGTACGTATCGTGGCTGCAACACATCAGGATCTGGAAAAACTGGTTCATGATGGTCGCTTCCGTGAAGACTTGTATCACCGCCTGAATGTAATTCGTATTCATATTCCAAAACTGGCACATCGCAGTGAAGATATTCCAATGCTGGCACAGCATTTTCTGGCACGTGCCGGGAAGGAACTTGGGGTCAATCCAAAGATTCTGCGTCCTGAAACCCAAGAATATATGCAGAAATTGCCATGGCAAGGTAATGTGCGTCAACTTGAAAATACCTGTCGTTGGTTGACTGTCATGATCACAGGTCGTGAAGTCTATCCGGAAGACTTGCCACCTGAGCTGAAACAGATTCCAATTCATCAGCAGGATCCGGGCGCGCCAATTCCAACGCTGAACCAGATCGCACCACATCACTGGGATGAATTGCTGGGTCAATGGGCGATGCAGAAACTCAAAAATGGTGAAATGAAACTTCTGGATGTTGCAACGCCGATGTTTGAACGCACCTTAATTAATGCAGCCTTGCAACAAACCCGTGGCCGTAAACGTCATGCCGCAGAACTTCTAGGTTGGGGTCGCAATACTTTAACGCGCAAGCTTAAAGAACTGGGCATGGATACTACGGATGATGAAATCGAAGAAGAAATAGAAAGTTAA
- the rimO gene encoding 30S ribosomal protein S12 methylthiotransferase RimO: MKSPKVGFVSLGCPKALVDSERILTQLKTEGYDVASDYDGADLVVVNTCGFIESAVQESLDAIGEAMSANGRVIVTGCLGKDEDKIRQMHPNVLKVTGAAAYKEVMDAVHQYVPEPPKHNPFIDLVPEQGIRLTPKHYAYLKISEGCNHRCTFCIIPSMRGDLVSRPVGSVLDEAAALKRAGVKEVLVISQDTSAYGLDTKYKLDFWNGQPVKTKFYDMCEALGQLGIWVRLHYVYPYPHVDAVIDLMAQGKILPYLDIPFQHASPKILKLMKRPAHSENTLERLKIWREKCPDLVLRSTFVVGFPGETEEDFQMLLDWLKEAQLDRVGCFTYSPVEGATANDLPDHVPEEIKQERYERFMQVQQEISAAKLQKRIGQTMTVLVDDLEDEFPVAVARSYADAPEIDGNVFVEDIDKSVIKAGDLLEVEITDADEYDLYAKLISIKSA, encoded by the coding sequence ATGAAGTCCCCCAAAGTCGGTTTTGTATCTTTAGGTTGTCCTAAGGCATTGGTAGATTCTGAACGTATTTTAACCCAGTTAAAGACTGAAGGTTATGACGTCGCTTCGGATTATGACGGTGCTGATTTAGTTGTAGTAAATACCTGTGGTTTCATTGAATCCGCAGTGCAAGAATCGCTAGATGCGATTGGTGAGGCGATGAGCGCGAATGGTCGCGTGATCGTAACAGGTTGTCTAGGTAAAGACGAAGACAAGATTCGCCAAATGCATCCCAATGTCCTGAAAGTGACAGGTGCAGCGGCATATAAAGAAGTTATGGATGCGGTTCATCAATACGTGCCTGAGCCGCCAAAACACAATCCATTTATTGATCTGGTTCCAGAACAAGGCATCCGCCTGACGCCAAAACATTATGCTTATCTGAAAATATCCGAAGGCTGCAACCATCGTTGTACTTTCTGTATTATTCCAAGCATGCGTGGCGATCTGGTTTCACGTCCAGTCGGTTCTGTGCTTGATGAAGCTGCAGCGCTGAAACGTGCCGGTGTAAAAGAAGTACTCGTCATCTCCCAGGATACTTCTGCTTATGGCCTGGACACGAAATACAAGCTGGATTTCTGGAATGGCCAGCCGGTTAAAACCAAATTCTATGACATGTGTGAAGCATTAGGTCAGTTGGGAATCTGGGTGCGTTTGCACTATGTTTACCCGTATCCGCATGTAGATGCAGTAATTGACCTGATGGCACAAGGCAAAATCCTGCCTTATCTGGATATTCCATTCCAGCACGCAAGTCCAAAAATTCTCAAACTAATGAAACGACCTGCGCACAGTGAAAATACACTGGAGCGTTTGAAAATCTGGCGTGAGAAATGTCCTGATCTGGTGTTGCGTTCAACATTTGTGGTGGGCTTCCCGGGTGAAACCGAAGAAGACTTCCAGATGTTACTGGACTGGTTGAAAGAAGCCCAGCTGGATCGTGTGGGATGTTTTACCTATTCGCCAGTTGAAGGTGCGACAGCAAATGATTTGCCAGATCACGTTCCTGAAGAAATTAAACAAGAGCGTTATGAGCGTTTCATGCAGGTTCAGCAAGAAATCTCGGCAGCCAAACTCCAAAAACGTATCGGTCAGACCATGACTGTGCTGGTAGATGACCTGGAAGACGAATTCCCGGTAGCGGTTGCGCGTTCTTATGCAGATGCACCTGAAATTGATGGCAATGTTTTTGTTGAAGATATCGATAAAAGCGTCATTAAGGCAGGGGATTTACTTGAAGTCGAGATTACCGATGCAGATGAATACGATCTGTACGCAAAACTCATTTCAATCAAGTCTGCTTAA
- a CDS encoding bile acid:sodium symporter family protein has protein sequence MDSGFFSVFLPITLAIMMMGLGLELTIKDFLRLSRYPKVIFITLFAQLVLLPSVAFFICLILDLPALLAVGLMLLAASPGGPTANLFSYIYKGDVALNITLTAINTIISIFTLPFIVNLSLHYFMSHDSNVTFPVEKIVQVFLITLIPVIMGMLLRAKFPNLSITVSRPMRLLSIGFLTILFIFAIFRERSNLVEYFANIGTATAILCFSSLFIGYCIPLLMGIPEKMARACTFEIGIHNTAIALTIAISVLNNVTMAIPAGIYTIFMYSFATIFGVLISRQQVVYSNKSRLSDL, from the coding sequence ATGGATTCGGGGTTTTTTAGCGTTTTTTTGCCAATTACATTGGCAATTATGATGATGGGGCTGGGGCTAGAACTCACTATCAAAGATTTCCTGCGCTTAAGTCGCTATCCTAAAGTCATTTTTATTACTTTATTTGCGCAGTTAGTCCTATTACCCAGCGTTGCTTTTTTTATTTGTCTGATTTTGGACTTGCCCGCTTTGCTTGCTGTAGGTCTGATGTTGCTAGCCGCCTCACCTGGTGGCCCAACCGCGAACCTATTTAGCTACATATATAAAGGTGATGTGGCACTGAATATTACTCTAACCGCCATTAATACCATCATCTCTATTTTTACCTTGCCCTTTATTGTCAATCTGTCCTTACACTACTTTATGAGTCATGACTCAAACGTGACTTTTCCAGTTGAAAAGATTGTACAAGTGTTTTTAATTACCTTGATTCCCGTGATCATGGGTATGCTGCTTCGAGCCAAATTTCCAAACCTGTCGATTACTGTCAGCAGGCCCATGCGCTTACTCTCTATCGGTTTTCTAACCATCCTATTCATATTCGCCATTTTCAGAGAACGTTCGAATTTGGTCGAATACTTTGCCAATATTGGTACAGCAACTGCGATTTTATGTTTTTCCAGCCTGTTTATTGGCTATTGCATCCCTCTACTCATGGGCATTCCAGAGAAAATGGCACGTGCTTGTACCTTTGAAATCGGCATTCATAACACTGCCATTGCCCTGACCATTGCGATATCGGTTCTGAATAATGTCACGATGGCCATCCCAGCAGGCATTTATACGATTTTCATGTACAGTTTCGCCACCATTTTCGGTGTGCTGATTAGCCGCCAGCAAGTGGTATATAGTAATAAAAGTCGTTTATCAGATTTGTAA